In Streptomyces chartreusis NRRL 3882, the following are encoded in one genomic region:
- a CDS encoding chorismate mutase → MPLRGTPRRQGAPMNATDVTGARTPEAVGVITGARERIDALDDRIIGLIQERAAVSAVIQEARISSGGRRVNLSREMEVLGRYREALGKPGTALAMTLLELCRGRI, encoded by the coding sequence TTGCCGCTCCGGGGCACCCCTCGACGACAAGGAGCCCCCATGAACGCCACCGACGTGACCGGCGCCCGCACCCCCGAGGCCGTCGGCGTGATCACCGGCGCGCGTGAGCGCATCGACGCGCTGGACGACCGGATCATCGGCCTGATCCAGGAACGGGCGGCCGTCTCCGCCGTCATCCAGGAGGCCCGGATCTCCTCCGGCGGCCGGCGCGTGAACCTCTCCCGCGAGATGGAGGTCCTCGGCCGCTACCGGGAGGCGCTGGGCAAGCCGGGCACGGCCCTCGCGATGACCCTGCTGGAGCTGTGCCGGGGCAGGATCTGA
- a CDS encoding pyridoxamine 5'-phosphate oxidase family protein: MTANWAAFVTAEPDLAGTVEKRFGAYTHHVLATLRKDGSPRTSGLEVRFLNGELWLGMMPDSLKALDLRRDPRFALQANPGEGTGMGGGDVRISGRAIEVDDVETKAGYVEEVEPPEPFHLFRTELTEVVRTSIEDDKYLVVQIWTPGEPLRTIKRT, from the coding sequence ATGACAGCGAACTGGGCGGCTTTCGTCACCGCCGAACCGGACCTGGCCGGCACCGTCGAGAAGCGCTTCGGCGCGTACACCCACCACGTCCTCGCCACTCTCCGGAAGGACGGCTCGCCCCGCACCAGCGGTCTGGAGGTGCGGTTCCTCAACGGCGAGCTGTGGCTCGGCATGATGCCGGACTCGCTCAAGGCGCTCGACCTGCGCCGCGACCCGCGCTTCGCGCTCCAGGCGAACCCCGGGGAGGGTACGGGCATGGGCGGCGGCGACGTCCGGATCAGCGGGCGGGCGATCGAGGTCGACGACGTGGAGACGAAGGCCGGATACGTGGAAGAGGTGGAGCCGCCGGAGCCGTTCCACCTCTTCCGTACCGAGCTCACCGAGGTCGTGCGGACCTCCATCGAGGACGACAAGTACCTCGTCGTCCAGATCTGGACACCAGGCGAGCCCCTGCGCACGATCAAGCGCACCTAG
- a CDS encoding class II aldolase/adducin family protein, whose protein sequence is MHGPTPPLPLPTDRLRFAMPPMHESVEDERRHRKERLAGALRIFGRLGYEDGVSGHITARDPEYSDCFWVNPFGMPFRHVTVSDLVLANQDGQVVEGGYHVNQAAFTVHAQVHAARPDVVAVAHCHSVHGRALASLGELLEPITQESCAFYEDHALYDAYTGVAVDAEEGRRIAATLGSRKALVLRNHGLLTVGDSVDAAAWWFVSMERSCQVQLTAQAAGRPVRIDHRMAVATREQLGGDLVAWINYQPMWQEVTRSEPDLLS, encoded by the coding sequence ATGCACGGGCCCACCCCGCCCCTGCCACTGCCCACCGACAGGCTGCGGTTCGCGATGCCGCCGATGCACGAGTCGGTCGAGGACGAGCGCCGGCACCGCAAGGAACGGCTCGCGGGCGCCCTGCGGATCTTCGGGCGGCTCGGCTACGAGGACGGCGTGTCCGGGCACATCACCGCCCGCGACCCCGAGTACAGCGACTGCTTCTGGGTCAACCCGTTCGGGATGCCCTTCCGGCACGTCACCGTGAGCGACCTGGTGCTCGCCAACCAGGACGGCCAGGTCGTCGAGGGCGGCTACCACGTCAACCAGGCCGCCTTCACGGTGCACGCCCAGGTCCACGCCGCCCGCCCCGACGTCGTCGCCGTCGCCCACTGCCACTCGGTGCACGGCCGGGCGCTCGCGTCCCTCGGCGAGCTGCTGGAGCCGATCACCCAGGAGAGCTGCGCCTTCTATGAGGACCACGCCCTCTACGACGCCTACACCGGTGTCGCCGTCGACGCCGAGGAGGGACGGCGCATCGCGGCCACGCTCGGCTCCCGCAAGGCGCTCGTGCTGCGCAACCACGGGCTGCTGACCGTCGGCGACTCGGTGGACGCCGCCGCCTGGTGGTTCGTGTCGATGGAACGGTCCTGCCAGGTGCAGCTGACGGCGCAGGCCGCCGGGCGGCCGGTCCGCATCGACCACCGGATGGCGGTGGCGACACGGGAGCAGCTGGGGGGCGACCTGGTGGCGTGGATCAACTACCAGCCGATGTGGCAGGAGGTCACCCGGAGTGAGCCGGATCTGCTGAGCTGA
- the guaA gene encoding glutamine-hydrolyzing GMP synthase — translation MSSANPAASAADTVLVVDFGAQYAQLIARRVREARVYSEIVPSTMPVAEMLAKNPAAIILSGGPSSVYEEGAPSLDREIFEAGVPVFGMCYGFQLMARTLGGTVDNTGAREYGRTDLHVSKSSSTLFEGTPAEQAVWMSHGDACSAAPEGFSVTASTDVVPVAAFENDEKKLYGVQYHPEVMHSTHGQQVLEHFLYRGAGLTPSWTTGSVIEEQVAAIREQVGDKRAICGLSGGVDSAVAAALVQKAIGSQLTCVYVDHGLMRKGETEQVEKDFVAATGVQLKVVDAEERFLKALAGVSDPEEKRKIIGREFIRVFEQAQAEIIADEGPAVEFLVQGTLYPDVVESGGGTGTANIKSHHNVGGLPEDLEFQLIEPLRKLFKDEVRMVGQELGLPDEIVQRQPFPGPGLGIRIVGEVTKERLDLLREADAIAREELTAAGLDRDIWQCPVVLLADVRSVGVQGDGRTYGHPIVLRPVSSEDAMTADWSRLPYDVLARISTRITNEVKDVNRVVLDVTSKPPGTIEWE, via the coding sequence GTGTCATCAGCGAATCCCGCTGCCAGCGCCGCCGACACCGTCCTGGTCGTCGACTTCGGCGCGCAGTACGCCCAGCTCATCGCCCGTCGTGTCCGCGAGGCGCGGGTCTACAGCGAGATCGTGCCGAGCACCATGCCGGTCGCCGAGATGCTCGCCAAGAACCCCGCGGCGATCATCCTCTCCGGCGGCCCCTCGTCGGTGTACGAGGAGGGCGCCCCGAGCCTGGACCGCGAGATCTTCGAGGCCGGCGTCCCCGTCTTCGGCATGTGCTACGGCTTCCAGCTGATGGCGCGGACCCTCGGCGGCACCGTCGACAACACCGGAGCCCGCGAGTACGGCCGCACGGACCTGCACGTCTCCAAGTCGTCCTCCACCCTCTTCGAGGGCACCCCCGCCGAGCAGGCCGTCTGGATGTCGCACGGCGACGCCTGCTCCGCCGCCCCCGAGGGCTTCTCCGTGACGGCCTCCACGGACGTGGTGCCGGTCGCCGCGTTCGAGAACGACGAGAAGAAGCTGTACGGGGTCCAGTACCACCCCGAGGTGATGCACTCCACGCACGGGCAGCAGGTGCTGGAGCACTTCCTGTACCGGGGCGCGGGCCTGACCCCGTCCTGGACCACGGGCAGCGTGATCGAGGAGCAGGTCGCCGCAATCCGTGAGCAGGTCGGCGACAAGCGCGCCATCTGCGGACTCTCCGGCGGCGTGGACTCCGCCGTCGCCGCCGCCCTCGTCCAGAAGGCCATCGGCTCCCAGCTGACCTGCGTGTACGTCGACCACGGCCTGATGCGCAAGGGCGAGACCGAGCAGGTCGAGAAGGACTTCGTGGCCGCGACCGGCGTGCAGCTGAAGGTCGTGGACGCCGAGGAGCGGTTCCTCAAGGCGCTCGCCGGGGTCTCCGACCCCGAGGAGAAGCGGAAGATCATCGGCCGCGAGTTCATCCGGGTCTTCGAGCAGGCCCAGGCCGAGATCATCGCGGACGAGGGCCCGGCGGTGGAGTTCCTCGTCCAGGGCACCCTCTACCCCGACGTGGTCGAGTCCGGCGGCGGCACCGGCACCGCCAACATCAAGTCCCACCACAACGTGGGCGGCCTCCCCGAGGACCTCGAGTTCCAGCTGATCGAGCCGCTGCGCAAGCTCTTCAAGGACGAGGTCCGGATGGTCGGCCAGGAGCTCGGCCTGCCGGACGAGATCGTCCAGCGCCAGCCCTTCCCCGGCCCCGGCCTCGGCATCCGGATCGTCGGCGAGGTCACCAAGGAGCGCCTGGACCTGCTGCGCGAGGCCGACGCCATCGCCCGCGAGGAGCTCACGGCGGCCGGCCTCGACCGGGACATCTGGCAGTGCCCGGTGGTCCTGCTCGCGGACGTCCGCAGCGTCGGCGTCCAGGGCGACGGCCGCACGTACGGCCACCCGATCGTCCTGCGGCCCGTCTCCTCCGAGGACGCGATGACCGCCGACTGGTCCCGCCTGCCGTACGACGTCCTCGCCCGGATCTCCACGCGCATCACCAACGAGGTCAAGGACGTCAACCGAGTTGTCCTCGACGTCACCTCCAAGCCGCCGGGGACGATCGAGTGGGAGTAG